Proteins from one Streptomyces genisteinicus genomic window:
- a CDS encoding amidohydrolase family protein has translation MCVEPIPPPAPALTRRGVLAGAAALAGTAAVLAAADPAAAEPSAGTGAAADRRGGGARGGDLVVDGGTLLDPATGEVVEDSVVVVRDGVVRAAGPRSRVRVPDGVRRLDAHGHWVLPGLIDAHIHLSTAAEARAAVRAGATSARSGSTSFYQDVAVRELARQAPGLAPRLRAAGVFVTPDLGDTLLADPDLTPLARLRDGVRSPEALRHVVAVNLRRGADVVKTRVNERAGLPDQDPLAQVYSHAQLSEVVAAARKGGRGVLCHSYSEQGCHDAVTAGVRSLEHGVFVGERTLREMKRRDTYFTPTLTAIAGLAESSDPVLAERGRAYLPVLQRAVLAAHELGVPLAAGTDSSGGTVDPIGREISLMHAAGLPALDAIRTATTGAARLLGLTGTAGRLTPGHAADLVLVQGDPLADVSVLAAPARVVRAGVPV, from the coding sequence ATGTGTGTCGAGCCGATCCCCCCGCCCGCCCCCGCGCTCACCCGCCGGGGAGTGCTGGCCGGCGCGGCCGCACTGGCCGGCACCGCGGCCGTGCTCGCCGCGGCCGACCCCGCCGCCGCCGAGCCCTCCGCCGGCACCGGTGCCGCGGCGGACCGCCGGGGCGGCGGCGCGCGAGGAGGCGACCTGGTCGTCGACGGCGGCACCCTGCTCGACCCGGCGACCGGCGAGGTCGTGGAGGACTCCGTCGTCGTCGTGCGCGACGGTGTCGTCCGCGCGGCCGGGCCGCGCTCCCGGGTGCGCGTCCCCGACGGCGTCCGGCGGCTCGACGCGCACGGCCACTGGGTCCTGCCCGGTCTGATCGACGCCCATATCCACCTGTCCACCGCGGCCGAGGCACGCGCGGCGGTGCGCGCCGGCGCCACCAGTGCCCGCAGCGGCTCGACCTCGTTCTACCAGGACGTCGCCGTCAGGGAGCTCGCCCGCCAGGCTCCCGGACTCGCTCCGCGCCTGCGGGCGGCGGGCGTCTTCGTCACGCCCGACCTCGGTGACACCCTCCTCGCGGACCCCGATCTCACGCCGCTGGCCCGGCTGCGCGACGGAGTGCGCTCCCCCGAGGCGCTGCGGCACGTGGTCGCGGTCAACCTGCGGCGGGGCGCGGACGTCGTCAAGACGCGGGTCAACGAACGGGCCGGGCTCCCCGATCAGGACCCGCTGGCCCAGGTGTACTCGCACGCCCAGCTGAGCGAGGTGGTGGCCGCGGCCCGCAAGGGCGGCCGCGGGGTGCTCTGCCACAGCTACAGCGAGCAGGGCTGCCACGACGCGGTGACGGCGGGCGTCCGGTCCCTGGAGCACGGGGTGTTCGTCGGGGAGCGCACGCTGCGCGAGATGAAGCGCCGGGACACGTACTTCACGCCGACGCTCACCGCGATCGCCGGTCTGGCCGAGTCCTCGGACCCGGTGCTGGCCGAGCGCGGACGCGCCTACCTGCCGGTGCTCCAGCGCGCGGTGCTCGCCGCCCACGAGCTCGGTGTGCCGCTGGCCGCGGGGACGGACTCCTCCGGCGGCACGGTCGATCCGATCGGCCGGGAGATCTCCCTGATGCACGCGGCCGGCCTGCCGGCCCTGGACGCCATACGCACGGCAACGACCGGTGCCGCGCGGCTGCTCGGGCTGACGGGCACGGCAGGCCGGCTGACGCCGGGTCACGCGGCCGACCTCGTCCTGGTCCAGGGCGACCCGCTGGCCGACGTCTCGGTCCTCGCGGCACCTGCGCGCGTCGTACGCGCCGGCGTCCCCGTCTGA
- a CDS encoding amidohydrolase, whose translation MVPPPLSRRGVLAGAAAAAGAGSASAAAAGPAAAARPGERRPGRTVVFRDVRPFGHGGPVDLTVVDGRFSDRPAPKGARVVDGGGRVALPSLVDAHIHPDKTTWGGDWVSRAPASGIAEYCEQDVELFRSQRRPVGERAYGLMAHAVTRGTRAMRAHADVAPAYGLAGVEGVAEAKERLAHALDVQVVAFPQHGVVRTPGTARLLEEAARSGLVDHIGGIDPISFDEALDEQLDLVFRLADRYGVGIDIHLHDRDDKGIRVLRGIVERTRALSLRGRVTVSHVFCLPFLPERELDAMARDLGDLDIALTTVAPNESLVLPVSRLREHGVRVGLGSDGVRDSWSPFGNADMLHRAHILGWVTDVRLDRELEECYRVGSDGGADVLGLERVGFAPGDPADFVLVHAECTPQVVVDMPRRDVVVHGGEVVARNGELV comes from the coding sequence ATGGTCCCCCCTCCCCTCTCCCGGCGCGGCGTCCTGGCCGGGGCCGCCGCGGCGGCGGGCGCCGGTTCCGCGTCCGCCGCCGCCGCGGGTCCCGCCGCAGCGGCCCGGCCGGGCGAACGGCGCCCCGGACGCACGGTGGTCTTCCGCGACGTGCGCCCGTTCGGGCACGGCGGCCCGGTCGATCTCACCGTCGTCGACGGCCGGTTCAGCGACCGGCCCGCTCCGAAGGGTGCCCGCGTCGTCGACGGCGGCGGGCGCGTCGCGCTGCCCTCGCTCGTCGACGCCCACATCCACCCGGACAAGACGACCTGGGGCGGCGACTGGGTGTCCCGGGCTCCGGCGTCGGGCATCGCCGAGTACTGCGAGCAGGACGTCGAGCTGTTCCGCTCCCAGCGGCGCCCCGTCGGCGAGCGCGCCTACGGGCTGATGGCGCACGCGGTCACCCGCGGCACCCGCGCCATGCGCGCGCACGCCGATGTCGCACCGGCCTACGGTCTCGCCGGCGTGGAGGGGGTCGCCGAGGCGAAGGAGCGGCTCGCCCACGCCCTCGACGTCCAGGTCGTGGCCTTCCCCCAGCACGGTGTCGTGCGCACCCCGGGCACGGCCCGGCTCCTGGAGGAGGCGGCGCGCAGCGGGCTCGTCGACCACATCGGCGGCATCGACCCGATCAGCTTCGACGAAGCGCTCGACGAGCAGCTCGACCTGGTGTTCCGTCTCGCCGACCGGTACGGCGTGGGCATCGACATCCATCTCCACGACCGCGACGACAAGGGCATCCGGGTGCTGCGCGGCATCGTCGAGCGGACCAGGGCGCTGTCGCTGCGGGGGCGCGTCACCGTCAGCCATGTGTTCTGCCTGCCGTTCCTCCCGGAGCGCGAACTCGACGCGATGGCACGGGACCTGGGGGACCTGGACATCGCGCTCACGACGGTGGCGCCGAACGAGTCCCTGGTCCTGCCGGTCTCCCGGCTGCGCGAGCACGGTGTGCGCGTGGGGCTCGGGTCCGACGGTGTCCGCGACTCCTGGAGCCCGTTCGGCAACGCGGACATGCTGCACCGGGCCCACATCCTCGGCTGGGTGACGGACGTCCGCCTCGACCGGGAGCTGGAGGAGTGCTACCGCGTGGGCTCCGACGGCGGCGCCGACGTGCTGGGCCTGGAACGGGTCGGCTTCGCCCCGGGCGACCCGGCGGACTTCGTGCTGGTGCACGCCGAGTGCACACCCCAGGTGGTGGTGGACATGCCCCGGCGGGACGTGGTCGTGCACGGCGGCGAGGTGGTCGCCCGCAACGGCGAACTGGTCTGA
- a CDS encoding DUF4132 domain-containing protein: MEHPVPEVVADVVREELAALRALVDRVGAAVAAGDAGALRELAAAVRRRMRKGDDRALGNLEQRAGEVVAEFDALYDAAFPPSAADGVAALLDAPWPSAARRAALAAVLGCADVPRLPLSGVADRALADADVPLLRLLVTSPLSTVGRETVAAALDALHRAGALDAAVVEHAFTEDPWLGYAIVGRTPYGTAAGPPAACADAVRAHVDALTWRLVTGPGPVDWEDLPKVLAPQGLRFVRVALEWRGDPRAAGHLGAAVLTDGEREALVALLRELPAEEQRRVFAWRLGVGDADALLPLFDLGEAAGLLRLVLAIPDGEVVRQDRSAVLAAVAAAGPERARRLLALVPSELVSAVMGWNRAEVVRRFRRNALHGTAAYGMLPLDDGETVLDRYLALRESAKKGARLGPNRRHSHAAAVDVALEHLAQVAGVAEASRLEWDCEARIASAFPTEAGTGPYRTVLRFGDDGPLIETARNGRVLKSVPAAVRADPAYRELREQQERLREQARRMRSGLVERLVATAGTLPPQELGRLLSLPAGAAMLRRLVWRDGHGSIGLLDDVDTTGPVSAVHPVELLGRRSLADWQGRIVAGRVRQPVKQVFREVYVLTAAEREAGDVSRRFAGQVVDGRTAGRLLSGRGWSTHGEYAHHQATRAVGGELTAALRCDVQGWFGMGPVVVGELRFVRGAPRGGGGFGGVPVPLAEVPPVVLSETMRDLDLVVSVAGTEPAVRSSPAQAASRAQVLAALVADLGLTRVSVEGHTAVVSGTRATYRVHLVSGSVHVEPGGHLCVVPASFGSSPHPRLFLPFADEDRMTGIVLSKVLLLAEDERIDDPSILAQLRSLTGGAAG; this comes from the coding sequence GTGGAGCACCCCGTGCCGGAGGTCGTCGCCGATGTCGTCCGCGAGGAACTGGCGGCGCTGCGCGCCCTGGTGGACCGGGTCGGGGCCGCCGTGGCGGCCGGCGACGCAGGGGCGCTGCGCGAGCTGGCTGCCGCGGTCCGCCGCCGGATGCGCAAGGGCGACGACCGGGCCCTGGGGAACCTGGAGCAGCGCGCCGGCGAGGTGGTCGCGGAGTTCGACGCGCTCTACGACGCGGCGTTCCCGCCGTCCGCCGCGGACGGTGTCGCGGCGCTGCTGGACGCGCCGTGGCCGTCGGCCGCCCGCCGGGCCGCGCTCGCCGCGGTCCTCGGCTGCGCCGACGTGCCGCGACTGCCCCTGTCCGGGGTGGCGGACCGTGCTCTCGCGGACGCCGACGTGCCGCTGCTGCGGCTGCTCGTGACCTCCCCGCTCAGCACGGTGGGACGGGAGACCGTGGCGGCGGCGCTGGACGCGCTGCACCGGGCGGGCGCCCTCGACGCCGCGGTGGTGGAGCACGCGTTCACGGAGGATCCGTGGCTGGGGTACGCCATCGTCGGCCGCACACCGTACGGGACGGCGGCGGGTCCGCCCGCGGCGTGCGCGGACGCGGTGCGCGCCCATGTCGACGCGCTGACGTGGCGGCTGGTCACCGGCCCCGGACCGGTCGACTGGGAAGACCTGCCCAAGGTGCTCGCGCCCCAAGGGCTGCGCTTCGTCCGGGTGGCGCTGGAGTGGCGCGGCGATCCGAGGGCCGCCGGCCATCTGGGGGCCGCGGTCCTCACGGACGGCGAACGGGAGGCGCTGGTGGCGCTGTTGCGGGAGCTGCCGGCCGAGGAGCAGCGCCGGGTCTTCGCGTGGCGCCTGGGGGTGGGCGACGCCGACGCGCTGCTGCCGCTGTTCGATCTGGGCGAGGCGGCCGGACTGCTCCGTCTCGTGCTGGCGATTCCCGACGGCGAGGTGGTCCGCCAGGACCGCTCGGCCGTTCTCGCGGCGGTGGCGGCGGCCGGTCCGGAGCGGGCCCGGCGGCTGCTCGCCCTGGTGCCGAGCGAACTGGTCTCGGCGGTCATGGGATGGAACCGGGCGGAGGTGGTGCGGCGGTTCCGCCGGAACGCGCTGCACGGCACCGCCGCGTACGGGATGCTCCCCCTCGACGACGGCGAGACGGTGCTCGACCGCTACCTCGCGCTCCGCGAGTCCGCGAAGAAGGGGGCCCGCCTCGGCCCGAACCGGCGGCACAGCCACGCGGCGGCCGTGGACGTGGCCCTGGAGCACCTGGCGCAGGTGGCGGGGGTGGCGGAGGCGAGCCGTCTGGAATGGGACTGCGAGGCGCGCATCGCCTCCGCCTTCCCCACCGAGGCCGGGACCGGCCCGTACCGGACCGTGCTGCGTTTCGGCGACGACGGGCCGCTGATCGAGACCGCCAGGAACGGCCGGGTGCTGAAGTCGGTGCCGGCAGCGGTCCGGGCCGATCCCGCCTACCGGGAACTGCGGGAGCAGCAGGAACGGCTCAGGGAGCAGGCCCGGCGGATGAGGTCCGGTCTGGTGGAGCGGCTGGTCGCCACCGCCGGGACCCTGCCGCCGCAGGAGCTGGGCCGGCTGCTGTCGCTGCCCGCCGGGGCCGCGATGCTGCGCCGGCTGGTCTGGCGCGACGGCCACGGATCGATCGGGCTGCTCGACGACGTCGACACCACGGGTCCGGTGAGCGCCGTCCACCCCGTCGAGCTGCTCGGGCGGCGGTCGTTGGCCGACTGGCAGGGCCGGATCGTCGCCGGCCGTGTCCGGCAGCCGGTGAAGCAGGTGTTCCGGGAGGTGTACGTGCTCACCGCGGCGGAGCGGGAGGCGGGCGACGTGTCGCGGCGGTTCGCGGGGCAGGTGGTCGACGGCCGGACGGCGGGCCGGCTGCTCTCCGGCCGGGGCTGGAGCACGCACGGCGAGTACGCCCACCACCAGGCGACCCGTGCCGTCGGCGGGGAGCTGACGGCCGCTCTGCGCTGCGACGTCCAGGGCTGGTTCGGCATGGGTCCGGTGGTCGTGGGCGAGCTCCGCTTCGTCCGTGGCGCGCCGCGTGGCGGAGGCGGCTTCGGCGGTGTTCCCGTGCCGCTCGCCGAGGTGCCGCCCGTGGTCCTCTCCGAGACGATGCGCGACCTGGACCTGGTCGTGTCGGTGGCCGGCACGGAGCCTGCGGTGCGGTCGTCGCCCGCGCAGGCGGCGAGCCGGGCGCAGGTGCTGGCGGCGCTCGTCGCCGACCTGGGGCTGACCCGGGTGTCCGTGGAGGGGCACACGGCCGTCGTGAGCGGCACCCGGGCGACGTACCGGGTGCATCTGGTCAGCGGGAGCGTCCACGTCGAGCCGGGCGGTCATCTCTGCGTGGTACCGGCCTCGTTCGGCTCCTCACCGCATCCGCGGCTGTTCCTGCCCTTCGCGGACGAGGACCGGATGACCGGGATCGTGCTGAGCAAGGTGCTGCTGCTCGCCGAGGACGAGAGGATCGACGACCCCTCGATCCTCGCCCAGCTCCGGTCCCTCACCGGCGGCGCCGCCGGCTGA
- a CDS encoding TIGR03564 family F420-dependent LLM class oxidoreductase, translated as MTLGVALNTSGADNQVDASVLLAREAAEAGLRSAWFGQTFGADSPLLAAVVGREVPGLQVGTSAVPVFGRHPLVVSGQAQTAQAATHGRYHLGLALGTRLLTEGGFGLPFERPVARLREFLTALRQLTDTGAADFRGELLTAVTPIPARVPGAEGGVPLLVAAMGPQALRVSGELADGILPYLAGPRALGDHIVPAVTAAAAAAGRPAPRVVALVHGVVTDDAEGVRRKVGEQLAFYEQIPSYARVIGLSGGSRAVDVAVIGDEETVAAEIRRYRDAGATEIVFSGTEAAGEEARRRTWALLGELAR; from the coding sequence ATGACCCTTGGCGTAGCACTCAACACGTCCGGAGCGGACAACCAGGTCGACGCCTCCGTACTGCTGGCCCGTGAGGCCGCGGAGGCCGGCCTGAGGTCCGCCTGGTTCGGGCAGACCTTCGGTGCCGACTCGCCGCTGCTGGCGGCCGTCGTCGGGCGGGAGGTGCCCGGCCTCCAGGTCGGGACCTCGGCGGTGCCGGTGTTCGGCAGGCACCCGCTGGTCGTCTCCGGCCAGGCGCAGACCGCGCAGGCGGCCACCCACGGCCGCTACCACCTGGGGCTGGCGCTGGGGACCCGGCTGCTCACCGAGGGCGGCTTCGGCCTCCCGTTCGAACGGCCCGTCGCCCGGCTCCGCGAGTTCCTCACGGCCCTGCGGCAGTTGACGGACACGGGCGCCGCCGACTTCCGCGGGGAACTGCTCACCGCGGTGACACCGATCCCGGCCCGTGTGCCGGGCGCCGAGGGCGGCGTCCCGCTGCTGGTCGCCGCGATGGGCCCGCAGGCACTGCGCGTCAGCGGTGAACTCGCGGACGGGATCCTCCCCTACCTGGCCGGGCCGCGTGCCCTGGGCGATCACATCGTGCCGGCCGTGACGGCCGCCGCGGCGGCGGCCGGCCGCCCCGCGCCGCGGGTCGTGGCCCTGGTGCACGGCGTGGTCACGGACGACGCCGAGGGGGTGCGGCGCAAGGTCGGCGAACAGCTCGCGTTCTACGAGCAGATCCCGTCCTACGCGCGGGTCATCGGGCTCTCCGGCGGCAGCCGGGCGGTGGACGTCGCGGTGATCGGCGACGAGGAGACGGTCGCGGCGGAGATCAGGCGCTACCGGGACGCCGGGGCCACGGAGATCGTGTTCTCCGGTACGGAGGCGGCCGGGGAAGAGGCCAGGCGGCGGACCTGGGCGCTCCTCGGGGAGCTGGCACGGTGA
- a CDS encoding TetR/AcrR family transcriptional regulator has translation MSTRPPIPPPGADTPVLLEVTEAGDSPALRADAVRNRARLLEAASRFVDEHGVNCLTMDAVAKSAGVGKGTVFRRFGDRTGLLMALLDHSERAFQAQFLSGPPPVGPGAPPLERLHAFGHATLREAASRLELYLAAQPEAERRFSNPPYRVRLTHVEMLVRQVMPDADGELAAQALMAYLDPALVHHLLRQRAMPLERLEAGWSDLVDRLART, from the coding sequence ATGTCGACTCGCCCCCCGATCCCGCCGCCAGGGGCGGACACGCCGGTTCTCCTGGAGGTCACGGAGGCGGGCGACTCCCCGGCCCTGCGCGCGGACGCCGTGCGCAACCGCGCCCGGCTGCTGGAGGCGGCCTCCAGGTTCGTGGACGAGCACGGCGTGAACTGCCTCACGATGGACGCGGTGGCGAAGTCCGCCGGGGTGGGCAAGGGGACGGTGTTCCGGCGCTTCGGCGACCGCACCGGACTCCTCATGGCCCTGCTCGACCACTCCGAGCGCGCGTTCCAGGCGCAGTTCCTCTCCGGCCCGCCGCCCGTCGGGCCCGGCGCGCCCCCGCTGGAGCGCCTGCACGCCTTCGGGCACGCCACCCTGCGGGAGGCGGCGAGCCGGCTGGAGCTCTACCTGGCCGCCCAGCCCGAGGCCGAACGCCGCTTCTCGAACCCGCCCTACCGGGTGCGCCTGACGCATGTGGAGATGCTCGTGCGGCAGGTGATGCCGGACGCGGACGGGGAACTGGCGGCCCAGGCGCTGATGGCCTACCTGGACCCCGCGCTCGTCCACCACCTGCTGCGCCAGCGCGCCATGCCGCTGGAACGTCTCGAGGCCGGCTGGTCCGACCTCGTCGACCGGCTGGCCCGCACCTAG
- a CDS encoding NADPH-dependent FMN reductase encodes MSVRILALVGSLRSGSHNRQLAEAAVRHAPEGTTVELYEGLADIPFYNEDIDTDSAPASAVRLREAAGRADALILFTPEYNGTMPAVLKNGIDWLSRPYGQSAVSGKPTAVVGTAFGQYGGAWAQEEARKAAGIAGAGVLADLKLTIPNAVARFAETHPADDGEITGQLVEIIHRISGQVASAAAA; translated from the coding sequence ATGTCCGTCCGCATCCTCGCCCTCGTCGGCAGCCTGCGCTCCGGTTCGCACAACCGCCAGCTCGCCGAGGCGGCCGTCCGTCACGCCCCCGAGGGCACCACGGTCGAGCTGTACGAGGGGCTGGCCGACATCCCCTTCTACAACGAGGACATCGACACGGACAGCGCGCCCGCCTCCGCCGTCCGCCTGCGCGAGGCGGCAGGCCGTGCCGACGCGCTGATCCTCTTCACCCCGGAGTACAACGGCACCATGCCCGCCGTGCTGAAGAACGGCATCGACTGGCTCTCCCGGCCGTACGGCCAGAGCGCCGTCAGCGGCAAGCCCACCGCCGTGGTGGGCACGGCGTTCGGCCAGTACGGCGGCGCCTGGGCGCAGGAGGAGGCCCGCAAGGCCGCCGGGATCGCCGGCGCGGGCGTGCTCGCCGACCTCAAGCTGACCATCCCGAACGCGGTGGCCCGCTTCGCCGAGACCCACCCCGCCGACGACGGCGAGATCACCGGCCAGCTGGTCGAGATCATCCACCGCATCAGCGGCCAGGTGGCGTCCGCGGCTGCCGCCTGA
- a CDS encoding molybdopterin-dependent oxidoreductase, whose product MTQVNETRAVASRRILAGLSGLLAAAVSLTAAELAAAAVRPEAGPVVAVGGSAVDRTPAAVKDWAIRTFGEADKLVLQLGILGVLALCAVALGLLALRHRRAGAAGVLVFGAVGAAAALSRPDSASWTDALPSVAGALAGAAVLHVLAGRLTAPPADTPDTGAGWDRRGFLIAASAAAAASAGAGVAARVAAGARGGDAAASRDAVGLPRPASPAAAIPSGAALRVPGLQPFTTPNKDFYRVDTALVVPKVDAGAWRLRIHGTGVRTPLILTFRDLLERALVERDITLNCVSNEVGGPYVGNARWIGVPLAPLLREAGVRPPSRGGRADQLVSRSVDGMTIGTPVEDVMDGRDALLAVGMNGEPLPFDHGFPVRMVVPGLYGYVSACKWIEDIELTSFDAYDAYWVKRDWAREAPVKTQSRIDTPKPFARPGAGTVMVAGVAWAQHRGIDAVEVRVDDGPWRRAELAAEHTADTWRQWSFAWKATPGSHTLTVRATDRTGTTQTEKRTRTVPDGASGWHSVVVTVE is encoded by the coding sequence ATCACGCAGGTGAACGAGACACGAGCAGTCGCCTCCCGCCGCATCCTCGCCGGCCTCAGCGGCCTCCTCGCCGCAGCCGTCTCGCTGACGGCGGCCGAACTGGCCGCCGCCGCGGTGCGGCCGGAGGCCGGGCCGGTGGTGGCCGTCGGCGGCAGCGCCGTCGACCGGACACCGGCCGCGGTCAAGGACTGGGCCATCCGTACCTTCGGCGAGGCGGACAAACTCGTCCTCCAGCTCGGCATCCTCGGGGTGCTGGCGCTCTGCGCCGTGGCCCTCGGGCTGCTCGCGCTGCGTCACCGCAGAGCGGGGGCGGCCGGAGTGCTGGTCTTCGGTGCGGTCGGCGCGGCCGCCGCACTGTCCCGTCCGGACTCCGCCTCCTGGACGGACGCGCTGCCGTCCGTGGCCGGGGCACTGGCCGGGGCCGCGGTGCTCCACGTGCTGGCCGGCCGTCTCACCGCACCGCCCGCGGACACCCCGGACACCGGTGCGGGCTGGGACCGGCGCGGTTTCCTGATCGCCGCGTCCGCCGCTGCCGCGGCTTCCGCCGGCGCGGGGGTCGCGGCCCGCGTGGCGGCCGGCGCCCGCGGCGGCGACGCCGCCGCCTCCCGCGACGCCGTCGGCCTGCCGCGCCCGGCGTCACCGGCGGCCGCGATCCCGTCCGGGGCCGCGCTGCGCGTCCCCGGACTCCAGCCGTTCACCACCCCCAACAAGGACTTCTACCGGGTCGACACCGCGCTCGTGGTGCCGAAGGTCGACGCCGGGGCGTGGCGGCTGCGCATCCACGGCACGGGTGTGCGCACACCGCTCATCCTCACCTTCCGGGACCTGCTGGAGCGCGCGCTCGTCGAACGGGACATCACGCTGAACTGCGTGTCCAACGAGGTCGGCGGCCCCTACGTGGGCAACGCCCGCTGGATCGGCGTCCCCCTCGCCCCCCTGCTGCGCGAGGCCGGCGTACGCCCGCCGTCGCGCGGCGGCCGCGCCGACCAGCTGGTGTCCCGCTCCGTCGACGGGATGACGATCGGCACCCCGGTGGAGGACGTCATGGACGGCCGCGACGCGCTGCTCGCGGTCGGCATGAACGGCGAACCCCTGCCGTTCGACCACGGCTTCCCCGTCCGCATGGTCGTCCCCGGACTCTACGGATACGTCTCCGCCTGCAAGTGGATCGAGGACATCGAGCTCACCTCCTTCGACGCCTACGACGCCTACTGGGTGAAGCGCGACTGGGCGCGCGAGGCACCCGTCAAGACCCAGTCCCGCATCGACACCCCCAAGCCCTTCGCCCGCCCCGGGGCCGGGACCGTCATGGTCGCCGGGGTGGCCTGGGCGCAGCACCGCGGCATCGACGCGGTCGAGGTGCGGGTCGACGACGGCCCCTGGCGCCGGGCCGAACTCGCCGCCGAGCACACCGCCGACACCTGGCGTCAGTGGTCCTTCGCCTGGAAGGCGACGCCCGGCAGCCACACCCTCACCGTCCGGGCCACCGACCGCACCGGCACGACCCAGACGGAGAAGCGCACCCGCACGGTCCCCGACGGGGCCAGCGGATGGCACTCGGTGGTCGTCACCGTCGAGTGA
- a CDS encoding DinB family protein translates to MITYPSAEPAVLGAPLRAQFDVFLDEYRAALHDSLDGLTEEQARRSLVASRTTLLGLLKHAVFVEKVWFDEAVTCRPREEIGIPGTPDESFALDDGDTVASVQRAHRRACEASRAAAAALGLDDLLHGNRRGPIPLRWVYLHILRELAQHSGHADILREQILDAADASAGTRLTPGAPAGGTGGRGGR, encoded by the coding sequence ATGATCACCTATCCGTCCGCGGAGCCCGCCGTCCTCGGTGCGCCGCTGCGCGCCCAGTTCGACGTCTTCCTCGACGAGTACCGCGCCGCGCTGCACGACAGCCTGGACGGGCTGACGGAGGAGCAGGCGCGCCGGTCCCTGGTGGCCTCCAGGACCACCCTGCTGGGCCTGTTGAAGCACGCCGTGTTCGTCGAGAAGGTCTGGTTCGACGAGGCGGTCACCTGTCGGCCGCGCGAGGAGATCGGGATTCCCGGGACGCCGGACGAGTCGTTCGCGCTGGACGACGGCGACACGGTGGCCTCGGTGCAGCGGGCCCACCGGCGGGCCTGCGAGGCGTCCCGGGCGGCAGCGGCCGCTCTCGGCCTGGACGACCTGCTGCACGGCAACCGGCGCGGGCCGATCCCGCTGCGCTGGGTGTACCTGCACATACTGCGCGAACTGGCCCAGCACAGCGGGCACGCCGACATCCTGCGGGAGCAGATCCTCGACGCCGCGGACGCCTCCGCCGGAACGCGCCTCACCCCGGGCGCGCCCGCGGGCGGGACGGGCGGGCGCGGAGGCCGGTGA